Proteins from a genomic interval of Synechococcus sp. A15-28:
- a CDS encoding Hsp20/alpha crystallin family protein, whose product MLTLRQSPFDLFERLEQQIATAERVPNAEIVETENGYVVRLELPGVQRDTIDIKATDRNLVISAERAAHGDEATVLMSEFRSGTWSRSFRFPHSLNREDLTANFRDGILEITADKAVEHTSVTVQLEN is encoded by the coding sequence ATGCTGACCCTGCGCCAATCCCCCTTTGACCTATTCGAACGTCTTGAACAGCAAATCGCCACCGCTGAGCGGGTGCCCAACGCCGAAATCGTCGAAACCGAAAACGGCTACGTCGTACGGCTTGAGTTGCCCGGCGTTCAGCGGGACACCATCGACATCAAAGCCACCGATCGCAACCTGGTGATCAGCGCTGAGCGCGCGGCCCATGGCGATGAGGCAACCGTTCTGATGAGCGAGTTCCGCAGCGGCACCTGGAGCCGCAGCTTCCGCTTCCCCCACAGCCTCAACCGGGAGGACCTCACCGCCAATTTCCGCGACGGCATCCTCGAGATCACGGCCGACAAGGCTGTGGAGCACACCAGCGTCACCGTTCAACTGGAGAACTGA
- a CDS encoding divalent metal cation transporter, whose protein sequence is MASSSLRRSIGPGILLAGACIGGSHLMSSTTAGARFGFALVGLILLTNLVKYPFLRVGTRFTAATGLSLLEGFQRRNPAYLPLYLLVSLVTGTATIAAVSFVAGLLLTNVPGLTGQDPYGLSIAVLVVCGLVWLLGHYRALDRLSKLLVVLLTLLTGMAAASLLIRGPVGDVAASWMSTDPSPWTLANLAFLIPLMGWMPGPVEMCVWPSLWMFSRARDTEHTATPKEAEFDFNLGYGITVLTAMFFVILGSYTMYGSGDGMLAGSGVSFAQKLIKLYTAAMGGWAAWVIIPAAFSAMFSTTLTCLDAYPRSIAAIQGLLRQSDSGDSAPGPLQRRFDIWVVVHLLAAVVALVVAKGGGIGVKDFVFGAMTGSFLTAPLFAWMAMDTINSSLVPQEHRYGPLTRAFCWFGLVFFSGFSLLFIARFFLGLGAA, encoded by the coding sequence ATGGCCTCAAGCTCCCTGCGTCGGAGCATCGGTCCGGGAATCCTTCTGGCCGGTGCCTGCATCGGGGGATCCCACCTGATGTCGTCCACCACGGCCGGGGCACGCTTCGGCTTCGCCCTGGTGGGGTTGATCCTGCTCACCAACCTGGTGAAGTACCCCTTCCTGAGGGTCGGAACCCGGTTCACGGCCGCCACAGGCCTGTCGCTGCTGGAGGGCTTTCAGCGGCGTAATCCCGCCTATCTGCCCTTGTATCTGCTGGTGAGCCTGGTCACAGGCACGGCCACTATTGCGGCGGTCAGCTTCGTGGCGGGGCTGTTGCTCACCAATGTTCCAGGTCTGACGGGCCAGGACCCCTATGGCCTGTCGATCGCGGTGCTGGTGGTGTGCGGTCTGGTGTGGCTGCTCGGTCATTACCGGGCACTGGATCGTCTGTCCAAGCTGCTGGTGGTGTTGCTCACCTTGCTCACGGGGATGGCGGCGGCCTCCCTGCTGATCCGTGGCCCTGTCGGGGATGTGGCCGCCAGTTGGATGTCGACAGACCCCAGCCCCTGGACCCTGGCCAACCTGGCGTTTCTAATTCCCCTGATGGGCTGGATGCCGGGGCCAGTAGAGATGTGCGTTTGGCCATCGCTGTGGATGTTCTCCCGCGCCCGGGACACCGAGCACACGGCGACGCCAAAGGAGGCTGAATTCGACTTCAACCTCGGTTACGGCATCACGGTGCTGACGGCGATGTTTTTCGTGATCCTCGGTTCGTACACGATGTACGGGAGTGGCGACGGGATGCTTGCCGGTAGCGGTGTGTCCTTCGCTCAGAAGCTGATCAAGCTCTATACCGCTGCCATGGGGGGCTGGGCGGCCTGGGTGATCATCCCAGCGGCGTTCTCGGCCATGTTCAGCACCACCCTCACCTGCCTGGATGCCTACCCCCGCAGCATTGCCGCGATCCAGGGTCTGCTGCGCCAGAGCGACAGCGGTGATTCAGCTCCAGGGCCGTTGCAGCGTCGTTTCGACATCTGGGTGGTGGTGCACCTGCTGGCAGCTGTGGTGGCTTTGGTGGTGGCCAAAGGCGGTGGCATCGGCGTGAAGGATTTTGTCTTTGGCGCGATGACCGGCAGTTTTCTCACAGCCCCCCTCTTCGCCTGGATGGCGATGGACACGATCAACAGCAGCCTGGTGCCCCAGGAGCATCGCTACGGGCCGCTCACCCGCGCCTTCTGCTGGTTCGGCCTGGTTTTTTTCAGCGGCTTCAGCCTCCTGTTCATCGCCCGCTTTTTCCTTGGGCTCGGTGCGGCCTGA
- a CDS encoding diflavin flavoprotein, with protein MVVAAAAPKLSLQCETIAGDTSTIRSLDWDRSRFDIEFGLRNGTTYNAFLVRGERTALIDTSHAKFRDTWIPLLQEQIDPAAIDVLIVSHTEPDHSGLIGDLIDLNPEIEIVGSKVALQFLQDQVHRPFKSRAVKSGEELDLGTNPDSGIQHRFEFLSAPNLHWPDTIFSFDHGTGILYTCDAFGLHYCSDDVFDADPGAIAPDFRFYYDCLMGPNARSVLQALKRMDGLPEINTIAVGHGPLLRHHLSHWVNDYREWSGQRSKGESYAAVCYLSQYGFSDRISQAIAHGIGKAEAHVQLVDLRATDPQELTALIGDAKAVVVPTWPAEPDGELQASIGTLLAALHPKQLVGVFDAFGGNDEPIDAVADQLRSQGQKQAFAPLRIRQLPQGSDYQRCEESGTDLGQLLTKEKAIAAMKSLDGDLDKALGRISGGLYVVTASQGDGEAQRRSAMVASWVSQASFAPPGLTVAVAKDRAIEALMQVGDRFVLNVLREDNHQPLLRHFLKRFPPGADRFAGVNVLEGVADGGPVLTDALAYLGCRVEQRMEGPDHWIIYAVVEQGNVADAEASTAVHHRKVGNHY; from the coding sequence ATGGTCGTTGCTGCCGCTGCTCCAAAGCTGTCGCTGCAGTGCGAGACCATCGCCGGGGACACCAGCACGATCCGTTCGCTCGACTGGGATCGCAGCCGCTTTGACATTGAGTTCGGCCTGCGCAACGGCACCACCTACAACGCCTTTCTGGTGCGCGGAGAACGCACCGCCCTGATCGACACCAGTCACGCCAAGTTCCGCGACACCTGGATCCCTCTGCTTCAGGAACAGATCGATCCGGCGGCCATTGATGTCCTGATCGTGAGCCACACCGAACCGGATCACTCCGGTTTGATCGGTGATCTGATCGACCTCAACCCCGAGATCGAGATCGTCGGCTCGAAGGTGGCGCTGCAGTTCCTCCAGGACCAGGTACACCGGCCCTTCAAATCCCGTGCGGTGAAATCCGGGGAGGAGCTGGATCTTGGCACCAACCCAGACAGCGGTATCCAGCATCGCTTTGAGTTCCTCAGCGCCCCGAACCTGCACTGGCCGGACACGATATTCTCCTTCGATCACGGCACCGGCATCCTCTACACCTGCGATGCCTTCGGCCTCCACTACTGCTCCGACGACGTCTTCGACGCCGACCCCGGCGCCATCGCTCCGGATTTCCGCTTCTACTACGACTGCCTGATGGGGCCCAATGCCCGCAGCGTGCTGCAGGCCCTCAAGCGCATGGATGGCCTTCCGGAGATCAACACGATCGCCGTTGGCCATGGGCCCTTGCTGCGCCACCACCTAAGCCACTGGGTGAACGATTACCGGGAGTGGAGTGGTCAACGCAGCAAAGGGGAGAGTTATGCAGCTGTCTGCTATCTGAGCCAGTACGGCTTCTCGGACCGGATCAGCCAGGCCATCGCCCACGGGATCGGTAAGGCCGAGGCCCATGTGCAGCTGGTGGACCTGCGGGCCACAGACCCTCAGGAGCTGACGGCCCTGATTGGAGATGCCAAGGCCGTGGTGGTGCCCACTTGGCCGGCGGAACCGGACGGCGAGCTGCAGGCGTCGATCGGCACCCTGCTGGCCGCCCTCCACCCCAAACAGCTGGTGGGGGTGTTTGATGCCTTCGGCGGCAACGATGAGCCGATTGATGCCGTGGCCGATCAGCTGCGCAGCCAGGGTCAGAAGCAGGCCTTCGCACCGCTGCGCATCCGTCAGCTGCCGCAGGGGAGCGACTATCAGCGCTGCGAGGAATCCGGCACCGACCTCGGCCAGCTGCTCACCAAGGAGAAAGCCATCGCAGCGATGAAGAGCCTGGATGGCGATCTGGACAAAGCCCTGGGGCGGATCAGCGGCGGCTTGTACGTGGTCACAGCCAGTCAGGGCGATGGGGAAGCCCAGCGCCGCAGCGCCATGGTGGCCAGCTGGGTGAGCCAGGCCAGCTTTGCCCCGCCAGGCCTCACGGTGGCTGTCGCTAAGGACAGGGCCATCGAAGCCCTGATGCAGGTGGGAGACCGTTTCGTGCTCAACGTGCTGCGGGAGGACAACCACCAGCCGCTGCTGCGCCATTTTCTCAAGCGCTTTCCACCCGGTGCCGATCGCTTCGCCGGCGTGAACGTGCTGGAGGGAGTTGCCGATGGTGGCCCCGTCCTGACCGATGCCCTCGCCTATCTCGGCTGCCGGGTGGAGCAGCGGATGGAAGGACCCGATCACTGGATCATCTACGCGGTGGTGGAGCAGGGCAATGTGGCCGATGCCGAGGCCAGTACCGCCGTGCACCACCGCAAAGTGGGCAACCACTACTGA
- a CDS encoding diflavin flavoprotein gives MSVTSTISERRTLQLPIDDGVVALRGLSPQRHRFELEYALERGSTANSVLFAAGDDQPAVLVHPPGATYSAAFLPVLAEQLPDASEPLLVVVGHVNPNRVALLRSLAEAYAGLELITSNAGAKLLEELWTLRKPAPPGEEQKQPPLPDLPPLRVIRHEQTLAMAQGRSLQLLATPTPRWPGGLLAFEQSLGLLMSDKFFSAHLCTKDWAETNRTSTEEERRHFYDCLMAPMARQVEGVVDRLEELDIRTIAPGHGPAIEVSWRSLLSDYRRWGESQQNASLNVALLFASAYGNTAAIADALAQGVSRTGIRVDSLNCEFTPADELIDTIQQADAVLIGSPTLGGHAPTPIVSALGTLLAEGDRSKPVGVFGSFGWSGEAVDLLETKLRDGGFSFGFEPIRVKFSPDATKVKELEEIGTRFGRQLLQAQKKTQRRSAGGLSESRSDPAVLALGRVIGSLCVLTTRKGELSGAMVASWVSQASFTPPGITVAVAKDRAVEALLHKGDRFALNVLAEGRETNPMKQFLQPFAPGADRFAGLELQESPGDQPLLPEALAWLEGSVKQRMECGDHWLVYAEVLHGGLFDPTGSTAVHQRRSGANY, from the coding sequence ATGAGCGTGACCAGCACCATCTCCGAGCGGCGCACGCTCCAACTCCCGATCGACGACGGTGTTGTTGCCCTGCGTGGGTTGAGCCCCCAGCGCCACCGCTTCGAACTGGAATATGCCCTGGAGCGCGGCAGCACTGCCAACAGCGTGCTGTTTGCAGCCGGGGATGACCAACCGGCTGTTCTGGTGCACCCTCCCGGAGCCACCTACAGCGCTGCCTTCCTGCCGGTTCTGGCGGAACAATTGCCCGATGCGTCCGAGCCGCTGTTGGTGGTGGTGGGGCACGTCAACCCCAACAGGGTCGCGCTGCTGCGCAGCCTTGCTGAGGCCTACGCAGGTCTGGAGCTGATCACCTCCAATGCAGGGGCCAAATTGCTGGAGGAACTGTGGACGCTCAGGAAGCCTGCACCACCAGGGGAAGAGCAGAAACAACCACCGCTGCCGGATCTGCCGCCGCTGCGGGTGATTCGCCACGAGCAAACCCTGGCCATGGCACAAGGGCGCAGCCTGCAGCTGCTCGCCACACCGACTCCGCGATGGCCTGGCGGCCTGCTCGCCTTTGAGCAAAGCCTGGGACTGCTGATGAGCGATAAGTTCTTCAGCGCCCATCTCTGCACAAAGGACTGGGCCGAAACCAACCGCACCAGCACGGAAGAGGAACGGCGTCACTTCTACGACTGCCTGATGGCGCCGATGGCCCGTCAAGTGGAAGGGGTCGTGGATCGGCTGGAGGAGCTGGACATCCGCACCATTGCCCCAGGCCATGGCCCTGCCATCGAAGTCAGCTGGCGCAGCCTGCTGAGTGATTACCGCCGCTGGGGAGAAAGCCAGCAGAACGCCAGCCTGAATGTGGCTCTGCTGTTTGCCAGCGCCTACGGCAACACTGCGGCGATCGCCGATGCCCTAGCCCAAGGTGTGAGCCGCACCGGCATCCGGGTGGACAGCCTCAATTGCGAGTTCACTCCTGCCGATGAACTGATCGACACCATTCAGCAGGCCGATGCTGTTCTGATCGGATCGCCCACCCTGGGCGGCCATGCCCCCACCCCCATCGTTTCAGCCCTGGGAACCCTGCTGGCGGAGGGAGATCGCAGCAAGCCGGTGGGGGTGTTCGGCAGCTTCGGCTGGAGCGGCGAAGCCGTAGACCTGCTGGAGACCAAGCTTCGAGATGGCGGCTTCAGCTTCGGATTCGAGCCGATCCGTGTGAAATTCAGCCCCGACGCCACGAAGGTGAAGGAGCTCGAGGAAATCGGCACCCGCTTTGGTCGGCAGCTGCTCCAGGCTCAGAAAAAGACGCAGCGGCGCAGTGCTGGCGGCCTCAGTGAAAGCCGAAGCGATCCTGCGGTCCTTGCCCTCGGCCGGGTCATCGGCTCCCTTTGTGTGCTCACAACCCGCAAGGGAGAGCTCAGCGGAGCCATGGTGGCAAGTTGGGTCAGCCAGGCCAGCTTCACTCCCCCTGGGATCACCGTGGCCGTAGCCAAGGACAGGGCTGTGGAAGCACTCCTTCACAAGGGCGACCGCTTTGCGCTGAATGTGTTGGCGGAAGGTCGGGAAACCAATCCGATGAAGCAATTCCTGCAGCCCTTCGCACCTGGTGCTGACCGCTTTGCCGGACTTGAGCTCCAGGAGAGCCCCGGCGATCAACCGCTGTTGCCGGAGGCACTGGCGTGGTTGGAGGGCAGCGTGAAACAGCGCATGGAATGCGGCGACCACTGGCTGGTGTATGCGGAAGTGCTCCATGGAGGCCTGTTCGATCCAACCGGATCAACCGCCGTTCACCAACGCAGAAGCGGGGCCAACTATTAA
- a CDS encoding rubredoxin translates to MDLSKPSTQANLEAAFGGESMANRKYLFFADVAKKLGHNALAKLFRETAAQETEHAFAHFRLLHPELVIDEASSLGDEQKQGMLRRCLELAIEGETYEYTTMYPEFAAQALQDRDRRAEAEFAEQSRESLEHAGTFRTAAKNFGLLTPIEQHHAATYGVALDALQGKGTAGHAEQPIPGKWICKVCSMIYDPVAGDPDSGIAPGTAFEQIPDDWRCPICGANKANFIPYREAELKPA, encoded by the coding sequence ATGGATCTGTCCAAACCCTCCACCCAGGCCAATCTCGAGGCTGCCTTTGGCGGGGAGAGCATGGCCAACCGCAAATACCTGTTCTTCGCCGATGTAGCCAAGAAGCTCGGCCACAACGCCCTCGCCAAGCTGTTTCGCGAGACCGCAGCCCAGGAAACCGAGCACGCTTTCGCCCATTTCCGCCTGCTCCATCCGGAGCTGGTGATCGACGAAGCCAGCAGCCTCGGCGATGAGCAGAAACAGGGGATGCTGCGTCGCTGCCTCGAGCTGGCGATTGAAGGGGAGACTTACGAGTACACAACGATGTACCCGGAATTCGCTGCTCAGGCCCTTCAGGACCGAGACCGTAGAGCCGAAGCAGAGTTCGCTGAGCAAAGCCGCGAATCCTTAGAGCATGCCGGCACTTTTCGAACGGCTGCCAAGAATTTCGGTCTTCTGACCCCGATCGAACAGCATCACGCTGCAACCTATGGCGTTGCCCTCGATGCACTCCAAGGCAAGGGAACTGCAGGCCATGCCGAGCAGCCCATCCCGGGCAAATGGATCTGCAAGGTCTGCTCAATGATCTATGACCCTGTGGCTGGCGATCCCGACTCCGGCATCGCTCCTGGCACTGCCTTTGAACAAATTCCCGACGATTGGCGATGCCCGATCTGCGGCGCAAACAAGGCCAACTTTATTCCTTATCGAGAGGCCGAATTGAAACCAGCCTGA
- a CDS encoding helix-turn-helix domain-containing protein: MDYQRGFQHGEHQGECKAELALKVIQGRWKVLILRELVDGIQRFSDLQRAIEGVSQKVLTSQLRDLEADGVVHRTIHPEVPPRVDYALTDLGIELLPVLGGLLTWGERQADFNAASR; the protein is encoded by the coding sequence TTGGACTATCAGAGAGGTTTTCAGCATGGAGAGCACCAGGGCGAGTGCAAGGCCGAGCTGGCTCTGAAGGTGATTCAGGGACGCTGGAAGGTACTCATCCTTCGAGAACTGGTGGATGGCATTCAGCGTTTCTCTGATTTGCAGCGGGCGATTGAGGGCGTCAGTCAGAAGGTGTTGACCTCTCAATTGCGTGATCTGGAGGCTGATGGCGTGGTGCATCGGACCATTCACCCCGAGGTCCCCCCGCGCGTGGATTACGCGCTGACGGACCTCGGGATCGAGCTATTGCCTGTGCTGGGTGGGCTGCTCACTTGGGGCGAGCGTCAGGCCGACTTCAATGCCGCCTCGCGGTAG
- a CDS encoding NAD(P)H-dependent oxidoreductase has product MPPDLIVVAASNGENLKLAKRCVNAARQRQAQAELIDLTDLSLPLYTPRAQAVGAGADLISLQDRLHAAPRWMICAPEYNGSIPPVLSNAIAWLSVLDDDFRSLFNGRPIAIGTHSGGGGMEVLISMRIQLTHLGADVIGRQVLSNFSKPAKDESIDDVVKRLLQRQPLTL; this is encoded by the coding sequence ATGCCACCGGATCTGATTGTTGTTGCCGCCAGCAACGGCGAAAACCTCAAGCTGGCCAAACGCTGCGTCAACGCTGCCCGCCAACGCCAAGCCCAGGCCGAGCTCATCGATCTCACCGATCTGAGCCTTCCGCTTTACACCCCCCGGGCCCAGGCGGTTGGGGCAGGAGCGGATCTCATCAGCCTGCAGGATCGTCTGCACGCTGCCCCCCGCTGGATGATCTGCGCACCGGAATACAACGGTTCAATCCCACCGGTACTCAGCAACGCCATTGCCTGGCTCTCCGTGCTGGATGACGATTTCCGCAGCCTGTTCAACGGCCGCCCCATCGCGATTGGCACCCACTCCGGAGGCGGTGGCATGGAAGTGCTGATTTCCATGCGGATCCAACTCACCCATCTGGGGGCAGACGTGATTGGCCGGCAGGTCCTCAGCAACTTCAGCAAACCCGCCAAAGACGAAAGCATCGACGATGTCGTGAAGCGTCTGCTGCAACGCCAACCGCTCACGCTGTGA
- a CDS encoding pirin-like bicupin family protein produces MTQPNLLIRPAAERFHSQRDRLESWHTFSFSNHFDPAWTGFGPLLVINDDTIAAGQGFGMHPHRDMEIITVMVEGQINHHDSMGNAEVLRAGEVQRMSAGTGIVHSEMNQGESLCRLLQIWIEPVHKGLEPSYEQRHIEVGKAWTPLLNPDPSQGAMAIDRPVRLWRAQPNHGQELILPEESGDTLWLQLINGSVQLEGIDGDAPDALHCGDGLGIRNQRDWTLTSQTDDTDLLLFSLA; encoded by the coding sequence ATGACCCAACCCAACCTGCTGATCCGCCCCGCAGCTGAACGCTTCCACAGCCAGAGGGACAGGCTGGAGTCCTGGCACACCTTTTCATTCTCCAATCACTTCGATCCTGCCTGGACAGGCTTCGGCCCCCTGCTGGTGATCAATGACGACACCATTGCTGCAGGGCAAGGATTTGGCATGCACCCGCACCGGGATATGGAGATCATCACGGTGATGGTGGAGGGTCAGATCAACCACCACGACTCCATGGGCAACGCCGAAGTGCTGCGGGCTGGCGAAGTGCAACGCATGAGCGCTGGCACGGGGATCGTTCACAGTGAAATGAACCAGGGTGAGTCGCTCTGTCGTCTTCTGCAGATCTGGATTGAACCTGTCCACAAGGGTCTTGAGCCCTCCTACGAGCAACGCCACATCGAAGTCGGCAAGGCCTGGACACCGCTTCTGAATCCAGACCCGAGCCAGGGGGCCATGGCCATCGACCGGCCGGTACGGCTCTGGCGGGCGCAACCCAATCATGGGCAGGAGCTCATCTTGCCTGAGGAGAGTGGTGACACCCTTTGGCTGCAACTGATCAACGGCTCCGTCCAGCTGGAAGGCATTGATGGCGATGCCCCTGATGCGCTCCATTGCGGTGATGGCCTGGGAATACGAAACCAACGGGATTGGACCCTGACGAGCCAGACCGACGACACCGATCTTTTGTTGTTCAGCCTGGCCTGA